The following nucleotide sequence is from candidate division WOR-3 bacterium.
CCTGATTATTTAAAAAAACGCTCTAAGGGCTCATACACTTTTAAAAATTTCAAGGGTGAAACATACCTTTATTAAAATCTATGATTGTTGGACTGACTTTTGACATCAGAGAAGAGTATCTCAAACAGGGTTATTCTCAGGAAGAGACCGCCGAGCTCGACAGCCCCGTGACAATCGGAAGCATTCAAAATGCAATTAAAAGCGCCGGGCACGAAGTAATACAAATAGGCAGCGTTAAAAATTTGATAAAAGCGATTTCAAAGGGATATAGATGGGATATTGTTTTTAACATTTCTGAAGGGATAAGGGGGCAGGGGAGAGAAGCTCTTGTTCCGGCGTTGCTCGATCATTATGGAATTCCATATACATTTTCGTGTCCTCTCACTATGGTGACTACTCTCGACAAACCCACTGCAAAGATAATCGCCCGAAACGAGGGTGTCCCGACCCCTGAATATTTTGTAGTCTCAAAAGGTGAGAACATCAAAAAAAAAGCCGAAAAAATGAAGTTTCCTCTTTTTGTCAAACCCGCCGCGGAGGGATCGGGTAAAGGAATTTCGGAAAACTCAATTGTCCATTCGGTAGTTGATTTGGAAAAGGAATGCTCGAGTTTATGGAGAGTGTTTGACCAACCGCTTCTCGTCGAGACTTTTCTTCATGGAAGGGAATACACAACTGCGTTGATTGAAAATGATGATGGAATAGAGATTATCGGCACCGCAGAGGTGATATACAATGAAAACGCCGAAGGTGAAGTTTATTCCCTTTCCAACAAGGAGAAATACGAAACGAGGATCAGATATGAAATAGTAAACGGCAGGAAGTCTGAAGAATGCGCTGAACTGTCAAAAGCGATCTGGAGAGCCTTTTCCTGCAGAGATTGCGCCCGAGTAGACTTCAGGGAAGACGAAAACGGGAAAGTTGAATTTTTGGAGATAAATCCTTTGCCGGGTTTAAACCCGCTTAGATCGGACTTGCCGATTATTGCAAGCCTGGTAGATTTGGGATATAATGAATTGATATTGAAAATACTGCAAAGCGCGTTGAAAAGATTAAAAAAGGACAAGGTATGAAATTCAAAATGAGCATAGTGTGTTTTTTGTTGTTTTTTGCGGTTTTCTCATGCTCCAGAAGTCCCCAAGACGAAAAACCTGAAGATAATCAGACACTCGCAGTTAAATTCGTTGAGTTGGTCGACCAGGAAGATTATGAAAACGCTATTTTGATGATGGATTCTGCGATGAATGAAGTTTTCGGAAAAGAAGAAATGAAGCAGTCCTGGGAAGTGGTCAAAAACAGTTTCGGTGAAATTGATGAATTGATGGAATCGAGGATTGAGTCAATCGACGATTATGAAGTCGTATATTTGATCTACAGTTTTACAAGGGCTACAGTTGAGGTTAAGGTAGTATTCGATTCTGACCATAAAATTGCTGGTTTTTTCGCCAACCCTCTTGAATTCTCGAATTCCCTGCCTTTACCTTCATATATTGACACAACTTC
It contains:
- a CDS encoding ATP-grasp domain-containing protein, coding for MIVGLTFDIREEYLKQGYSQEETAELDSPVTIGSIQNAIKSAGHEVIQIGSVKNLIKAISKGYRWDIVFNISEGIRGQGREALVPALLDHYGIPYTFSCPLTMVTTLDKPTAKIIARNEGVPTPEYFVVSKGENIKKKAEKMKFPLFVKPAAEGSGKGISENSIVHSVVDLEKECSSLWRVFDQPLLVETFLHGREYTTALIENDDGIEIIGTAEVIYNENAEGEVYSLSNKEKYETRIRYEIVNGRKSEECAELSKAIWRAFSCRDCARVDFREDENGKVEFLEINPLPGLNPLRSDLPIIASLVDLGYNELILKILQSALKRLKKDKV